A DNA window from Phragmites australis chromosome 11, lpPhrAust1.1, whole genome shotgun sequence contains the following coding sequences:
- the LOC133885480 gene encoding uncharacterized protein LOC133885480 produces MGSRPPNVSFKLVLLGDGRVGKTSLVLRYVNNVFSDKQEATVQASYLTKRLVVEGVPITLSIWDTAGQEKFHALGPIYYRDADAALLVYDITDSDTFLRVTKWVKELKQMANKDIVMAIAANKSDLVRLKNIDTQDAVSYAESIGASLFVTSAKAGTGIDDVFSDISKRLLEKRKNSADGLSPPHPKKGILIIDDEPEKEPPPKCCS; encoded by the exons ATGGGCTCGAGGCCACCCAACGTCTCCTTCAAGCTCGTCCTCCTCGGCGACG GGCGAGTTGGGAAAACATCTCTTGTGCTGCGGTATGTGAATAATGTCTTCTCAGACAAACAGGAAGCAACAGTTCAAGCCTCTTATTTGACAAAGCGCCTTGTTGTTGAAGGTGTGCCTATTACGCTCTCTATATGG GACACAGCTGGGCAAGAGAAGTTTCACGCGCTAGGTCCTATATACTATCGTGATGCAGATG CTGCTCTATTAGTTTATGACATTACAGATAGTGATACTTTTCTCCGTGTCACAAAGTGGGTGAAAGAGCTTAAGCAAATGGCAAATAAAGATATTGTTATGGCCATTGCAGCAAATAAAAGTGATTTGGTTAGATTGAAGAACATAGACACTCAAGATGCAGTAAG CTATGCAGAAAGTATTGGGGCAAGTCTCTTTGTTACATCTGCCAAAGCAGGGACTGGAATCGATGACGTCTTCAGTGATATATCGAAAC GATtattagagaagagaaaaaacAGCGCTGATGGCTTGTCACCGCCTCATCCGAAGAAGGGAATTTTGATCATTGATGATGAGCCTGAGAAAGAGCCCCCTCCAAAGTGCTGCTCATAG
- the LOC133885440 gene encoding uncharacterized protein LOC133885440 gives MSTSSKKGSGSGEDDSPRHVVVERVVSNIGSTGEIPKLSKTNYHEWALEMQVNLEGMELWDAVEAGNAERGKDRRALAVILRGVPPEMKSGLAAKKSAKEAWAAVKSLRMGDARVQEAKAQYLLKQFELAAFKDGEAIDDFAVRIDSLAAELRGLGEKMEEERVVKKMLRVVPSKYNQIACTIEMFGDLKKMSLEELVGRLRVAEERCGSVVESAADGVGRLLLTEEQWEDRRRQRDGKQRACGGEGARRDSDERRGRRNDDHSDNDDDDDRGSTSSGSRRGGSRYRGRCFECGERGHRAKDCRGKKKERALLADVDDEPTLL, from the coding sequence ATGTCGACTTCGTCGAAAAAGGGCTCAGGCTCCGGTGAGGACGACTCGCCGCGTCACGTCGTGGTGGAGCGCGTCGTTTCCAACATCGGCAGCACGGGAGAGATTCCGAAGCTGTCGAAGACGAACTACCACGAGTGGGCGCTCGAGATGCAAGTCAACCTGGAGGGCATGGAGCTTTGGGATGCCGTGGAGGCAGGCAACGCCGAGCGCGGCAAGGATCGAAGGGCGTTGGCCGTCATCCTGCGCGGGGTGCCGCCGGAGATGAAGTCCGGGCTCGCCGCGAAGAAGAGCGCGAAGGAGGCGTGGGCGGCGGTAAAGTCCTTGAGAATGGGCGATGCGCGCGTGCAGGAGGCCAAGGCGCAGTACCTCCTCAAGCAGTTCGAGCTCGCGGCGTTCAAGGACGGCGAGGCGATTGATGACTTCGCCGTGCGGATCGACTCCCTCGCCGCGGAGCTGCGCGGACTCggggagaagatggaggaggagcGCGTCGTCAAGAAGATGCTGCGTGTTGTACCGTCAAAGTACAACCAGATCGCGTGCACCATCGAGATGTTCGGCGACCTGAAGAAAATGTCGCTTGAGGAGCTCGTCGGGCGGCTGCGCGTGGCGGAGGAGCGATGCGGCAGCGTCGTCGAGTCGGCTGCGGACGGCGTCGGGCGCCTGCTGCTCACTGAGGAGCAGTGGGAGGATCGCCGGCGCCAGCGCGATGGCAAGCAGCGGGCGTGCGGTGGCGAAGGAGCACGTCGCGACAGCGACGAGAGGCGTGGTCGCCGGAACGATGACCACAGTgacaacgacgacgatgacgatcgCGGCAGCACGAGCTCGGGGAGTAGGCGTGGCGGGAGCCGCTACCGAGGGCGATGCTTCGAGTGCGGCGAGCGCGGCCACAGGGCCAAGGACTGCCgtgggaagaagaaggaaagggcCCTCCTCGCCGACGTCGACGACGAGCCGACGCTCCTGTAG